In Kazachstania africana CBS 2517 chromosome 11, complete genome, the DNA window gaaaacgTGTcatttttctgtttttttttcttttatatcTAAAATTGGAGAAAAGttaattttatgaaaagaGGTCAATGCAGTGAAAACCCGCGGCCGTCTCAAAGCTGTCAGAAAGGAGAGACCTGATACACATAGGGGCGGGAGCTTTACCGAATCGATTCCCAGCGTTTATTTGATTCGAAATGTCTATTTTGGGTTAAGAAATAAATTCCTATGGACTTCACATGTCCATTAGTTACTAGAAGGGTAGTATGGTTTTCAATAACACAAATATAGACATAAATATACTTTTGTGTGGTAGTAGTCTTGGAATGCAACTTGTCATTTGCACTTGCTTTTCCTAAAACGTCCTTGGCTGGTCTTCGAGGTAGATGTTCCTTCCACTCGGCTCGTAAGCGAAGCATCGACTTTCTCCGTGAGAAGGATGTTCATTGTATACTGAAATGAGAAAGGAGCGTTACAACACACTCATATGCAGAACTTCTGTAAGCAACCGCCGTATGGCTCCTAACGTAGTATTATTTTCGAGTGTTCTTACCTATATCCTTTTACCTTCATTGGGAACTCCACTCTAACGTTTGTGCATTGAAGTATATACTATGTAGTAGTGTTAGAATCAGTTGCAAAATTGATGCGGGCCATTTGTGGTCTTGCCTGTTGGCAGGAAAGGTACTCTTCAATAACTCATAtcatttacaaaaaaaaaaaaaactagTGTATATACAAtcacaaataaaaatatagaCAAGATGAGATCATTCCTAGGCACTAGTTACATTTTTCCTTCAGTTATTGCTTTGGTTATTATCGTTACTTTTTACACTCCCATCTTTCaacatttttgaagaatggACATATTTTTGTAACATTGACAATGTAAATGCATCCATCCTATCCTTGGCGTTAACGAAATTGTCTAAAGCAGGTCTTACGTCGACACTAAAAGTTGGGAACCCATTCTCATCATCTGGACCACCATAGAAATCCAAAACGTATCTAACTTTCCTATACCCAGGATTATCAGTATCTCTCGACTTGGGATCGCCCCTTAGCACAAGCCAATCATGTCTGTCGAAGGGTAATTCTCTTGCAAATGTATTTGGGAAAATATAACTTAAATAGTAGTGCATGCGTGCACGAGGACTCAAATTATCTGGTTTACCCataaatttcaacaatttcgGTTGCACATTCGTCCTTTGAACGTATCTGTTCTCCCATCGTAATATTTCTTGCCAACAACtttcatttaaaaaattgtgtATTTGAACCATTGATTCAATAGTATCCTCATCACCTTCATTACCGTTAATTTTTCCCTTACGCATCATTGCATTATACATTTGTTGAGCAGATGGATATTCCCATTTACCCTTCTCACTGCCTTTCGGAATGCTTGATATAGTCCTCTGTGTGGTCAAATCTAGTTTCTGGCCTTCATGTACCTTGGTTAAATCGTGAGGCATATAGTTAAGTAAATTAATTTGGTCTTTTGAACGAGACGAGGAGGTATGCATAACGGGACATGTCAATTCATCCTGAGTAAATGTAGAAGTAGTGCCAATTGCAGATTCTTCTGCTGTCTGCCTTAGTGGAGCCCAAAACCATCCCATGATTGAAGATAGTGTATTAGATATGATGTTTGGTTATCCACGATTTGTAAGATGTcctcaaattttttttgggaTACGATATGTTTGgatatttttataatacTGGGATTATCGCGGAGTTTATAAGATATGCGCAGAAGTGTATATGTAATGAGATGCCAGTAAAAGAAGTCTTCATATGTTAATTGTCGGTGTAAGATGGTTATTCTCAATGTTGGAGTATCCATATAATACGTATTTTGATCgaattaatttttgaaaaatttataattaGTTACTGCTAGGTGGAAAATAGTTATTGAATAGAGTGTTGGAGATGACAAATTGTTAAAAGTATTACAGTAGAATTGAATTACTTACACGGAAAATGGCAGGCTAACCTCAGAAGATATATACTGTATTCACGACAGTATTTAAGTGTTGTTACTGACTGTCGTACACGTTGCGTCAGAAAGTAGATTCATCggagaagagaaagaattgACATGCCCACACACCAAGAAGATATTTAGTTCCAAGATGACAGAATGGTACTAATGTAAGAAGTATCCGCTCATCCTACAGAGAGCATTATATTGTTAATTCTCTGACATTGCTCACGAGAAAACGGCAACTACAGATCGCAGAAGTCCGATACCATTATATTACATATTGGATCAATTCAATTTACCACAAAAATAACGATCTACCTCGTATTTCAGTCAAACTCTCAAGCGTATACAACCGTACTTACGTTACTCCGTGATTGCAACGACACAAGGTATTCGAATACCACTAGACTGGATCACGTGGATGAGATTAGAACGTGTTCGTGGCAACCCTTCGCTCTGTCGCTTGCACATTCCACTAAAGATCACATgagacaaaaaaaaaaaaaactacAATGTGCAACCCAAACACCCAGATTCCACTTTCCAGTAAGCGCATACACCCACGCACAAGAACATTTTGCATTGATTCGGATCTTCTTGTACAGAAGACGTTGCACTGGGCCAATCGTCCACCAGCTATGGAATTCCCATTCATCATCCACATTGTCAGGTAATGTTGGGCTGCTTTAaagctaaaaaaaaaaaaaaaaaacaagcGGCACTTATAACTTTCCAGTGCAGTGAGAAACCACCACCACTCTCTCTACTCGCTTGTTCCGTTCGTTGACTTCAGCAGAAACCTGCTTAACGCTCACTAGTTCAAGTTCAGTCTGAAGGAGCACGTAATTCCCTttggaagatgaaaaattttctctcATTAGCATCACATTCATCCGtcaagtgaaaaattttgtttgatgaaaaaaaaaagacgCAACGACCTCATCAACTATGTGGGATTATATATAACTGATTACTATGTCGctagaaaatttctttaaacctgtatttctttcttactACCACTTTCTTCTTGCCTTATTTCTTGCTTTACTTCCTTGTATATTTCATACGATCAACCAAGATGCAATCTAGATTAGAAAGATTAACCACTTTACAAACCGTCGCCGGTAACGAATTAAGAAGAACTTCTATCATCGGTACCATTGGTCCAAAGACCAATGACCCAGAAGTCTTAGTCAACTTAAGAAAGGCTGGTTTAAACATCGTTAGAATGAACTTCTCTCACGGTTCTTACGAATACCACCAATCTGTCATTGACAACGCCAGAAAGTCTGAAGAATTATACCCAGGTAGACCATTAGCTATTGCTTTAGACACCAAGGGTCCAGAAATCAGAACTGGTACCACCATTAACGAAGTTGACTACCCAATCCCACCAAACCACGAAATGATCTTCTCTACTGATGACAAATACGCTAAGGCTTGTGATGACAAGGTCATGTACGTTGATTACAAGAACATCACCAAGGTTATCTCCAAGGGTAGAGTTATCTACGTTGATGACGGTGTTTTATCTTTCGAAGTCTTAGAAGTCGTTGATGACAACACCTTAAAGGTTAAGTCCTTAAACGCTGGTAAGATCTGTTCCCACAAGGGTGTTAACTTACCAGGTACCGATGTCGATTTACCAGCTTTATCCGAAAAGGACAAGGCTGATTTAAGATTCGGTGTCAAGAATGGTGTCCACATGGTCTTCGCTTCTTTCATCAGAACCGCTCAAGATGTTTTAACCATCAGAGAAGTCTTAGGTGAAGACGGTAAGGACGTCAAGATCATCGTTAAGATTGAAAACCAACAAGGTGTTAACAACTTCGATGAAATCTTAGCTGTCACTGACGGTGTTATGGTTGCTAGAGGTGATTTAggtattgaaattttagcTCCAGAAGTCTTAGCTGtccaaaagaaattgattgcCAAGTGTAACTTAGCCGGTAAGCCAGTTATCTGTGCCACCCAAATGTTAGAATCTATGACTTACAACCCAAGACCAACCAGAGCTGAAGTTTCCGATGTTGGTAACGCTATCTTAGATGGTGCTGACTGTGTTATGTTATCTGGTGAAACTGCCAAGGGTAACTACCCAATCAACGCTGTTGAAACCATGGCTGCTACCGCTGTCATTGCTGAACAAGCCATTGCTTACTTACCACAATACGATGACATTAGAAACTGTACTCCAAAGCCAACTTCTACCACTGAAACTGTTGCTGCTTCTGCTGTCGCCGCTGTTTTCGAACAAGATGCTAAGGCTATCATTGTCTTATCTACTTCCGGTAACACTCCAAGATTATTATCTAAGTACAGACCAAACTGTCCAATCATCTTAGTTACCAGAAACCCAAGAGCTGCTAGATTCTCTCACTTATACAGAGGTGTCTTCCCATTCGTCTACGAAAAGGAAGCTGTTGCTGACTGGACCGAAGATGTTGAAGCTAGAATCAACTTCGGTATTGAAAGAGCCATTGAATTCGGTATCTTAAAGAAGGGTGACACTTACGTTTCTGTTCAAGGTTTCAAGGCTGGTGAAGGTCACTCCAACACTTTACAAGTCTCTACTGTTTAAACGATAATGACTCACATATAATCTTTTTCTACTTATACAGAATAGTTTTagaataaatattattattattattattattattattattattattattggaaaTGGTGGTAACCACTTCTCCCAGTAGAAGGaggttttctttttttgttcaacaatttttatcttgaaagaaGCAGCGATAAGAAGAAGCTTGTGCATACAAATTCGCTAGTATCTTTTGTGTAGTAAGAATGGTCGATAATAATCAGAGAAATAGACTTCAGCAGTAAGGAGTCAACAGTTCGTCGCTTCTTAACGCAAAGTAGAATACAGGTGAAGAAACGTTTAAGAATAATTTCTCGATACGGTAAGTGATATCGAGAAAAACATAAAGGGACGTAAGGAACTGATATAGAAAGTCTAACAGATTAACCTTTCagtgataaaaaaaaagaaatttggcAGTGAAGGTTTTTGGAAAAAGGCTCAATCACATGGTAAAATATGGATGTAAAGTGtaattaatttttggatGATTTTACAGTCTCGAGCACCGTAAATGGAGGAGGAGGCCATTACGGCAAGCATCTTCGCTTCGCAGCGATCTTCCACCGCACAAGAACGTACATATTCAATCACATCCGCGGTTGTTATGGCTGGGAAGGTACGCATTGCATATGGATAATGAGAGAGGGAGGCAGAGCTGCAAGATGCCTCCATCGTTTAGCGTTGTTTTTCAGtgcatatttttttttagtcTTGCAAAAACAACGCGAAGAAGTTGCGCTGCAACCCTCATGGGAGTGGGACAGACTCCTCTCTTTCTGCCTGTCTTTCTCTTATACATGACTCGTAAGAACAAACTCCGTTGCATGGGATTGTTCCACAGACGCAATCCAATGTCGACGAACGTTACGGTGAAAAGGAGAAAGTATTCTTCCTTTTATTGTCGTTTCTATGGGGGGAACGGTGGCCAGCAGCAACAAGTAGCACACTCTTGAACCTATCTGGTTAAGGAGGCTATTGCAagtacaaaaaaaagaaagaacatATATACacacttttgaaaaaagacTGTCTTGTTTGGCTGCCCCATTGATTAGTACTATCTTTACAGTAAATAGTCACTGCAAAATTACCGTTTCAAAAGtgtaaaaataaaaaacGTTAGCCGGAGATAGATATTGCAATTGTCGTGACTAAAAGAGAGTTTTTACAAGGCTAGACCAAGGGTTCTGCTCTTCCGCTGCGGGTGAAAGACGCTCGTCAAGACGGTTTTGGTTTCTCCTCGATACATATACTATacattctttctttatcttgTTCCTCTTCTTACAGGAGGAGATGATGGgcttttcattttttggCAGTGACAGTTACCGAatatagaaatttttttttccattgtACGTTTTGAGAGGGAAGCAGACAGCGGAAAACTTAAATGCAAGTACAGAATTTCATGCAGTCAATGGAAACTCATTCTACCTCCCCCCAGTGTGTTGCCAGCAATTGCCTACCCCCGCTGCTCTTAGCCTCTTGATTAATGGGAAAACGCTCAGACTTCCATTCCGTTCTGCAGCAATCTGCTCAAGACTAGTCGGAGATGTGTCGTAGTTGACATCCTTGCAGTAACTCTCCTATAAACAAATTCTTCCCGCTAGTCAATGATGTGTGCGCATCAAACTTAATCCGCACACGTCTTGTCTATGCTTCTGAACACCTATGCACTCTTTCCTCTTTTACACCCTGACTTACTGTTTGCAATCAATCAATCCTGTTTTCCCCCTTCATAactttaattgaaaaaatgagAAGGCACAACAAAAATAGTCAAACAGACTTACAACAGAGACTCTTTAGCACTGattctcttcatcatttcCCTCACAGTCAAAGTAGTACCTTGCCTTCAATACACCGACTAGACACATACAGATACTCTAAAAATGGTagtcaaaaattgtttgcTTCCAACCAAcagtcaaaaaaaaaatgtatataaGTTCTTGCTTTCTTGACTACATTCTTATTATTCTTATGTACCTTTCTACTTCCACATCTAATATCACTTACTTCTACTCACTACAATCTCAATTGCTTATATTCCCTCATTCTTCTGtaattactattattatattcatACTAATCGACAATGGTAAATAATATCGAATACGTACATGCGTTCCACCaaagtgaaaatgaaatgtttcaacaatctttaaatgacaatatcaataatgatCTATCGCATGACGTATATTTCTCTACGAGAAATGCAGATGACATGAAACCTTTCCTATTGCATCAGAACgtcaataatttcatcactACTTCTAATGATAGACTCATGAATAAGACGCCAACCATCTCCGAATCTCCATCTTTCTCCTCaagttcttcttcttggtTTGAACCATTAGAAACTATCATTTCATCCAACTCATCTTCTTTCACTGGCTCACCTTTGGATGATGTCAGTTTTGTCGCTAGCAATGATAACGTTCACACCAACAATAATAGTGCCGCTGCTGCTGCTACTTCCGTAATAATTCCAGACGCAACCATGTTCCAGACCATGTCCCAGGATTACCGACAACCTGAAATTAAAAGGGAAGAAGTCAGTCATGACAGGAAATTTATAAAGACTACTATC includes these proteins:
- the CYC3 gene encoding holocytochrome c synthase CYC3 (similar to Saccharomyces cerevisiae CYC3 (YAL039C); ancestral locus Anc_7.38), whose product is MGWFWAPLRQTAEESAIGTTSTFTQDELTCPVMHTSSSRSKDQINLLNYMPHDLTKVHEGQKLDLTTQRTISSIPKGSEKGKWEYPSAQQMYNAMMRKGKINGNEGDEDTIESMVQIHNFLNESCWQEILRWENRYVQRTNVQPKLLKFMGKPDNLSPRARMHYYLSYIFPNTFARELPFDRHDWLVLRGDPKSRDTDNPGYRKVRYVLDFYGGPDDENGFPTFSVDVRPALDNFVNAKDRMDAFTLSMLQKYVHSSKMLKDGSVKSNDNNQSNN
- the CDC19 gene encoding pyruvate kinase CDC19 (similar to Saccharomyces cerevisiae CDC19 (YAL038W) and PYK2 (YOR347C); ancestral locus Anc_7.45), with protein sequence MQSRLERLTTLQTVAGNELRRTSIIGTIGPKTNDPEVLVNLRKAGLNIVRMNFSHGSYEYHQSVIDNARKSEELYPGRPLAIALDTKGPEIRTGTTINEVDYPIPPNHEMIFSTDDKYAKACDDKVMYVDYKNITKVISKGRVIYVDDGVLSFEVLEVVDDNTLKVKSLNAGKICSHKGVNLPGTDVDLPALSEKDKADLRFGVKNGVHMVFASFIRTAQDVLTIREVLGEDGKDVKIIVKIENQQGVNNFDEILAVTDGVMVARGDLGIEILAPEVLAVQKKLIAKCNLAGKPVICATQMLESMTYNPRPTRAEVSDVGNAILDGADCVMLSGETAKGNYPINAVETMAATAVIAEQAIAYLPQYDDIRNCTPKPTSTTETVAASAVAAVFEQDAKAIIVLSTSGNTPRLLSKYRPNCPIILVTRNPRAARFSHLYRGVFPFVYEKEAVADWTEDVEARINFGIERAIEFGILKKGDTYVSVQGFKAGEGHSNTLQVSTV
- the KAFR0K00520 gene encoding basic helix-loop-helix domain-containing protein (similar to Saccharomyces cerevisiae TYE7 (YOR344C); ancestral locus Anc_7.47); the protein is MVNNIEYVHAFHQSENEMFQQSLNDNINNDLSHDVYFSTRNADDMKPFLLHQNVNNFITTSNDRLMNKTPTISESPSFSSSSSSWFEPLETIISSNSSSFTGSPLDDVSFVASNDNVHTNNNSAAAAATSVIIPDATMFQTMSQDYRQPEIKREEVSHDRKFIKTTINKRAKKETLETVKTCQRKRLTPKQKQAHNKIEKRYRININTKIAKLQQIIPWVASEQTAFEVSDAIKREQQNKATATRLNKSMILEKAVDYILYLQNNKNLYEMEVERLRNELDLLKKKYE